One window from the genome of Engraulis encrasicolus isolate BLACKSEA-1 chromosome 16, IST_EnEncr_1.0, whole genome shotgun sequence encodes:
- the LOC134465546 gene encoding intelectin-like, giving the protein MLRGTILLGCLTLGLCKVADWNTTAVDLHKNLNLKRYHSKLRMIGQSCKEIKDTFKVKEDGIYFLITKSGVAYQTFCDMTTAGGGWTLVASVHENDIMGKCTRGDRWSSQNGDNPNKPEGDNTWANRVTFGTAEAATDDDFKNPGYYDIKAQDVSVWHVPNNEEQGAWSNTSILRYHTETHFLADHGGNLYHLFKRHPLKTGKGDCKEKTENTEGVRSGIAAPVVYDKGDKESTTKLYGPAVKDDFEPGFVTFSVFNTEKAPMAICSGVKPQKCNPQHYCIGGGGYYPIGALVQCGDFNAFDWTIFGGAGDHKASQEIIDATMLLFYR; this is encoded by the exons ATGCTGAGGGGAACTATCCTGCTGGGTTGCCTGACCCTAGGCCTGTGTAAAGTAGCTGACTGGA ATACAACTGCTGTTGATCTTCATAAAAATCTGAATTTAAAGAGATATCATAGCAAGTTGAGAATGATTGGACAGAGTTGCAAAGAAATTAAGGATACATTCAAGGTAAAAGAGG ATGGCATTTACTTCCTCATCACCAAGAGTGGTGTTGCCTATCAGACGTTTTGTGACATGACCACGGCGGGTGGGGGCTGGACCCTTGTGGCCAGCGTtcatgaaaatgacatcatggggAAGTGTACCCGAGGTGACCGTTGGTCAAGTCAAAATGGAGACAACCCCAACAAACCAGAGGGTGACAATACATGGGCCAACAGGGTCACTTTTGGGACAGCAGAAGCTGCCACAGATGACGATTTCAAg AATCCTGGGTACTATGACATTAAAGCCCAGGATGTTTCAGTATGGCATGTTCCAAACAATGAGGAACAAGGAGCCTGGTCCAACACTTCTATTCTCCGTTACCACACGGAGACACATTTCCTTGCTGATCATGGAGGAAATCTTTATCATCTTTTCAAG AGACACCCCCTGAAGACTGGAAAGGGAGATTGCAAAGAGAAAACTGAAAATACAGAGGGTGTGCGGAGTGGAATCGCTGCCCCTGTTGTTTATGATAAAGGGGATAAAGAGTCTACAACTAAACTTTATGGGCCTGCAGTCAAAG ATGACTTTGAACCTGGCTTTGTTACCTTCAGCGTGTTCAACACTGAAAAAGCACCCATGGCTATCTGCTCAGGTGTCAAGCCACAGAAATGCAATCCTCAACAT TACTGCATTGGTGGAGGAGGATATTATCCCATTGGTGCGCTGGTCCAGTGTGGGGATTTCAATGCGTTTGATTGGACAATATTTGGCGGCGCTGGAGACCATAAAGCATCCCAGGAGATTATAGATGCGACCATGCTCTTATTCTACCGCTGA